The Halomonas elongata DSM 2581 DNA segment GTTCACAGTGGGAGCGAATAGGGGCATTCTGTCATCGATCCGCCACTCTCGCGACGAGATCGACAGCCCATGAGCGACTATTGTGACCTGGCACCGGCCCATCCGTTTCACGGCCCCTATCATGACCACGAGTACGGCTTCCCGGTGAAAAGCGACGACGCCCTCTTCGAGCGCCTGGTACTGGAAATCAACCAGGCCGGCCTGTCGTGGCTTACCGTCCTGAAGAAGCGCAACGCCTTCCGCACGGCCTTCGAGGACTTCGTCATCGACCGGGTGGCCGCCTATGACGACACCGACCGTGCCCGCCTGCTGAGCGACGCCGGTATCATCCGCAACCGCCTCAAGGTCGACGCCGCGATCCACAACGCCGGCGTCATCCAGGCACTGCGCCAGGAGTATGGCAGCTTCCACGCCTGGCTGGACTGGCATCACCCGCTGGCGCACGCCGACTGGGTGAAGCTGTTCAAGCGTACCTTCCGCTTCACCGGCCCCGAGATCGTCGGTGAATTCCTGATGAGTACGGGATACCTGCCCGGCGCCCATCGCGACGACTGCCCGGTTCAACGCCGCGTCATCGCCGCCGCGCCACCCTGGACCCGCGAGACCTGAGACCGCCATGGATTCCGTGACGCAAGCCGCACTGGGTGCCGCCATCGGTGGCGCCGTGCTGGGTCGGCGCCTGGGGCGCCGGGCCGTGCTGTTCGGAGCCGTACTGGGCACCCTGCCGGACCTGGACGTGGTCATCGACTACGGCGATGCCGTGGCCAACGTCACGCAGCACCGTGGCTTCAGCCATTCGCTGTTCGTCCTGGCCGGCCTGGCCACGGCGCTGGCCCTGCTCGCCCGACAGCTGACACCACTGCGTGAAATCGGCCTCGGTCGCTGGCTGGCCTTCTTCGGGCTGTGCTTGCTGACTCACCCATTGCTCGACGCCCTGACCACCTACGGCACCCAGCTCTGGTGGCCCCTGGATGCGCCACCCGTGGCCGCACCGCTGGTGTTCATCATCGACCCGCTCTACAGCCTGCCATTGCTGATTGGCATCAGCGTGGCACTGATCACCGGCAACGGCGTCCGTGCCCCGGCCTGGGGGCTGGCCCTGTCCTGCGCTTACCTGGTCGCCTCGCTGGGCGCCAAGACCCTGGTCGAGCAGCGTCTGGCACCGGTACTGGCCGA contains these protein-coding regions:
- a CDS encoding DNA-3-methyladenine glycosylase I, which produces MSDYCDLAPAHPFHGPYHDHEYGFPVKSDDALFERLVLEINQAGLSWLTVLKKRNAFRTAFEDFVIDRVAAYDDTDRARLLSDAGIIRNRLKVDAAIHNAGVIQALRQEYGSFHAWLDWHHPLAHADWVKLFKRTFRFTGPEIVGEFLMSTGYLPGAHRDDCPVQRRVIAAAPPWTRET